The following are encoded in a window of Streptomyces sp. Go-475 genomic DNA:
- a CDS encoding ATP-binding protein, translating to MHEYTSIARVWGLTCPGFPEEVSRARRWTRDILRGSPLADDAELIVSELSANAILHTASGGLGSFHLALAVSPKVVALSVTDEGGTGTAPKVEQPSVDAVHGRGLGMVSVIAHRVVVHGSQSGYTVTAELFTDTQPGGHPC from the coding sequence ATGCACGAGTATACGAGCATCGCCCGGGTCTGGGGACTCACTTGCCCAGGTTTTCCGGAAGAGGTCAGCCGGGCCCGTCGCTGGACACGGGACATCCTGCGCGGATCGCCTCTTGCCGACGACGCCGAACTGATCGTGAGCGAGCTGAGCGCGAACGCGATCCTCCACACAGCGAGCGGCGGACTCGGCAGCTTTCACCTGGCTCTGGCGGTCTCCCCCAAGGTGGTTGCCTTGTCGGTCACCGACGAGGGTGGGACGGGCACGGCCCCGAAGGTCGAGCAGCCGAGCGTGGACGCCGTACACGGCCGCGGCTTGGGCATGGTCAGCGTCATCGCTCACCGGGTCGTCGTCCACGGCAGCCAGAGCGGCTACACCGTCACCGCCGAACTCTTCACGGACACCCAGCCGGGAGGACACCCGTGCTGA
- a CDS encoding NUDIX hydrolase: MSVAGVIVDDQDRALLIKRRDNGHWEPPGGILEREETIPEALQREVLEETGIKIALPATLTGIYKNMKGLIVSMVFRCEAADGTPTTGDETRALRWATRKEVIELADEAYAIRVLDALDAVSPPAIRAHDGVKLV, encoded by the coding sequence GTGAGCGTCGCCGGAGTCATCGTCGACGACCAGGACCGCGCCCTCCTGATCAAGCGCCGCGACAACGGCCACTGGGAACCCCCGGGCGGCATCCTCGAACGCGAGGAAACCATCCCCGAGGCCCTCCAGCGCGAAGTTCTCGAAGAAACCGGCATCAAGATCGCGCTTCCCGCGACCCTGACCGGCATCTACAAGAACATGAAGGGCTTGATCGTCTCCATGGTCTTCCGCTGCGAGGCCGCCGACGGCACACCCACCACCGGGGACGAGACCCGCGCACTGCGCTGGGCCACCCGCAAAGAGGTCATCGAACTCGCCGACGAGGCATACGCGATCCGCGTCCTGGACGCTTTGGACGCGGTATCCCCGCCAGCCATACGCGCCCACGACGGCGTGAAACTCGTCTAG
- a CDS encoding very short patch repair endonuclease: MSSPQISWASSNAARATMRANRSQDTKPELALRRAIHALGLRYRVSIRPLPSLRRTADIVFTRAKVAVFLDGCFWHGCPVHHTLASANATYWQDKVRRNRERDQDTNAQLAAAGWTVLRFWEHEDLAAAALRVAEVVRRQVEQSNRGH, translated from the coding sequence GTGAGCAGTCCACAGATCTCCTGGGCTTCCAGCAACGCCGCGCGAGCCACCATGCGAGCGAATCGTAGTCAGGATACGAAACCAGAACTCGCTCTTCGCCGTGCGATACACGCGCTGGGCTTGCGCTATCGAGTTTCCATCAGACCGCTGCCATCACTGAGACGCACGGCAGACATTGTTTTCACGCGCGCGAAAGTTGCCGTATTCCTCGATGGATGCTTCTGGCACGGCTGTCCAGTTCATCACACGCTCGCATCGGCGAACGCTACGTATTGGCAGGACAAAGTTCGGCGTAACAGAGAGCGCGATCAAGATACCAATGCTCAGCTCGCCGCAGCAGGATGGACCGTGCTGCGCTTCTGGGAGCATGAAGATCTCGCGGCCGCAGCTCTCCGAGTCGCGGAAGTAGTGCGCAGGCAAGTGGAGCAGTCCAACCGCGGGCACTAG
- a CDS encoding GntR family transcriptional regulator — MPSLSSGLLGDLDPTSDRAVFRQIADQLREAIDRGRFKEGEKLPSEAELVEHYGVSRMTVRNSFSVLQGEGLVHAEHGKGVFVRPRPPVRRLASDRFARRHREQGKSAFIVEADAAGSHPQVDSLEVKEEKASQDVSTRLGSVRRVLARRRRYLLDGRPVEFATSYLPLDIARGTPIAEPNPGPGGIYARLEELGHRLDHFEEEIRARMPSPDEVRTLRLASGVPVIHLIRTAFDGEGRAVEVCDTVMAADAYVLSYQLPAT; from the coding sequence GTGCCCTCTCTTTCCTCCGGCCTTCTCGGCGACCTCGACCCCACGAGCGATCGTGCGGTCTTCCGGCAGATCGCCGACCAGCTGCGCGAGGCCATCGACCGTGGGCGATTCAAGGAGGGCGAAAAGCTGCCCTCCGAGGCCGAACTAGTCGAGCATTACGGGGTTTCCCGTATGACGGTTCGAAACTCCTTCTCCGTTCTCCAGGGCGAGGGCCTGGTGCACGCCGAGCACGGCAAGGGCGTCTTCGTGCGACCACGCCCGCCTGTCAGGCGGCTCGCCTCCGACCGGTTCGCCCGGCGCCACCGCGAGCAGGGGAAGTCCGCTTTCATCGTGGAGGCCGACGCCGCCGGCAGTCACCCGCAGGTGGACAGCCTGGAGGTCAAGGAGGAGAAGGCCAGCCAGGACGTCTCCACCCGGCTCGGGTCCGTGCGACGGGTGCTGGCCCGGCGTCGGAGGTATCTGCTGGACGGGCGGCCCGTGGAGTTCGCCACCTCGTACCTGCCGCTCGACATCGCGCGCGGTACGCCGATCGCCGAGCCGAACCCCGGGCCCGGGGGCATCTATGCCCGACTTGAGGAGCTGGGGCACCGCCTCGACCACTTCGAGGAAGAGATCCGTGCCCGGATGCCCTCTCCCGACGAAGTGCGCACGCTGCGGCTGGCCTCCGGCGTGCCGGTCATTCACCTGATCCGTACCGCGTTCGACGGTGAGGGGCGGGCCGTGGAGGTCTGCGACACGGTCATGGCGGCGGACGCGTACGTCCTGTCGTACCAGCTCCCGGCGACCTGA
- a CDS encoding phospholipid carrier-dependent glycosyltransferase, protein MPPKAANRRPTSWELRLRRFGHVEPPRTSTRDRLPVPFPEPGSRLWRTLGLSPAAAERLARWSGWGGPLLVALLAGLTRFWRLGSPREVVFDETYYAKDAWSLLRLGYEGTWPDREIADPQILADPQVIPLSGTGSFVAHPPMGKWVIALGEWMFGLNPFGWRFMTAVLGTLSVLMLCRTGRRMFRSTALGCLAGTLMALDGLHHVMSRTALLDLIVMFFVLAAFGCLLIDRDQARARLAAALPVDGDGHTRPNPVTGDRAGTGARPWRLAAGFFLGLAAATKWNGLYFLVLFSVLTVLWDVGARRVAGAHHPYRAVLRRDLGWSVLSLVPVTVLTYLATWTGWFLSDNGYGRHWADGRGGTWSWIPASLRSLWHYEYGVYQFNVGLRTPHTYESNPWSWPVLGRPVLFHYDAPEPGKGGCHTTADCSQVILALGTPLLWWSACCALVYLLYRWALRRDWRAGAVLCAVAAGYLPWFLYQDRTIFSFYAVVFVPYLSLAVTMMLAALQGPPGATEKRRTRGAVAAGALVLLIAWNFIYFFPIHTGQTIPYADWRARMWLDTWI, encoded by the coding sequence GTGCCGCCGAAGGCGGCGAATCGCCGGCCGACCTCATGGGAGCTGCGGCTGCGCCGCTTCGGGCACGTGGAGCCGCCTCGTACGTCCACACGCGACCGCCTACCGGTGCCGTTCCCCGAACCCGGCTCACGGCTGTGGCGCACCCTCGGACTGTCCCCGGCAGCGGCGGAACGGCTGGCTCGGTGGTCGGGGTGGGGCGGGCCGCTGCTGGTGGCGCTCCTTGCCGGACTGACGCGCTTCTGGCGGCTGGGCAGCCCGCGGGAGGTTGTGTTCGACGAGACGTACTACGCCAAGGACGCCTGGTCCCTGCTGCGGCTCGGCTACGAGGGCACCTGGCCGGACCGTGAGATCGCCGATCCCCAGATCCTGGCGGACCCTCAGGTGATCCCGCTCTCCGGCACCGGGTCCTTCGTCGCGCACCCGCCGATGGGCAAGTGGGTGATCGCCCTGGGCGAGTGGATGTTCGGTCTCAACCCGTTCGGCTGGCGCTTCATGACGGCGGTCCTGGGCACGCTGTCGGTGCTGATGCTGTGCCGAACAGGACGCCGCATGTTCCGTTCGACGGCGCTGGGCTGCCTGGCCGGAACACTGATGGCACTGGACGGCCTCCACCACGTGATGAGCCGCACCGCCCTGCTCGACCTCATCGTCATGTTCTTCGTCCTGGCGGCGTTCGGATGCCTGCTGATCGACCGGGACCAGGCACGGGCCCGGCTCGCGGCAGCCTTACCGGTCGACGGAGACGGCCACACGCGCCCGAACCCTGTCACCGGCGACCGCGCCGGGACGGGAGCCCGTCCATGGCGGCTCGCCGCCGGCTTCTTCCTGGGACTGGCGGCTGCGACCAAATGGAACGGCCTGTACTTCCTCGTCTTGTTCTCGGTGCTCACGGTGCTGTGGGATGTCGGCGCCCGCCGCGTGGCAGGGGCGCACCACCCCTACCGGGCGGTGCTGCGCAGGGACCTCGGCTGGTCGGTGCTGTCCCTCGTCCCGGTCACCGTGCTGACGTATCTGGCGACATGGACCGGCTGGTTCCTGTCCGACAACGGCTACGGACGGCACTGGGCCGACGGCCGCGGCGGCACATGGTCATGGATTCCGGCTTCGCTGCGCAGCCTGTGGCACTACGAGTACGGGGTCTACCAATTCAACGTGGGACTGCGCACTCCCCACACGTACGAGTCCAACCCGTGGAGCTGGCCGGTCCTCGGCCGCCCCGTGCTGTTCCACTACGACGCGCCGGAACCCGGCAAGGGCGGCTGCCACACGACCGCGGACTGCTCACAGGTGATCCTCGCCCTGGGCACACCACTGCTGTGGTGGTCGGCATGCTGCGCCCTGGTGTACCTGCTCTACCGATGGGCGCTGCGCCGCGACTGGCGCGCCGGAGCCGTCCTGTGCGCGGTGGCTGCCGGTTATCTGCCCTGGTTCCTGTACCAGGACCGCACGATCTTCTCCTTCTACGCAGTCGTCTTCGTGCCGTACCTGAGCCTGGCCGTGACGATGATGCTGGCAGCGTTGCAGGGTCCCCCGGGGGCGACGGAGAAACGCCGCACACGGGGTGCGGTGGCCGCAGGCGCGCTCGTGCTGCTCATCGCCTGGAACTTCATCTACTTCTTCCCTATCCACACCGGGCAGACGATCCCGTACGCCGACTGGCGGGCCAGGATGTGGCTGGACACCTGGATTTGA
- a CDS encoding serine/threonine-protein kinase, translating into MDGARALLADYGQWAKNDTASDAERYETLAELVAALLNQVVDDGAVQRVDLEGLPGLGFEYEGRDYLLSLAVGPNDAMGQAVLAARRSGRESERWALLWWTATVTPDDDLDQVEDAVGAFGVVLDRTHLDAAVAGLRSLPELIRDTFRQRQPYVPLDQLLIASRPPDYAWPMTPAARLSPTVRVEVQAQAPLTAELLFMGPALEDPPSGLATLSWPGGNSLLITGAHGVAEIGGRGVARWRLKLSGCHGTPVLQPDDALLVMCGPALVRWHDGALTVLAGAFEEGSQLLTGPGGEPWVLSGSGVTFGAGDGTLALTRVGSELGDQLRYPIAFEAAVHSAVWLDGRRFFLAASGSSTVVDLGRSTDAGRREDWIPTAGHYPAHLLTDGRGSVLSASPDGSGNHVLLHRTLIADRSSETVADLRLAQVLGLAQADSAGEPVYLLASLPDNSLSRVRPVVVKLTAHKLATESAEGNIAPAEARAQEYGQVSGSARGEKKDYRLERLPLAEGGQAEVFRAMHKASRVIVAFKRRLGKGSRERRRMAREIELAQRLGGHPHVMPVLDFSPDHAWFVMPMAQATAEDLRSELQEAGRLRALVDAVALALAAAHEHGWLHRDIKPSNILFLEDRWVLADWGIVRRPRGQTSDLGVLTNGAIGTEGFAAPELFSGAHEATFASDIYSLGQVIGWVLTGTWPQPNVPLLPPPGPWYGIVRRAAHRDPEQRPQDITAFLDLVEKETAPAPGLPILRGRQLLEAASGGDGAAADALIALAADRPGDYELYLEAVTALEVKFAGDALLSDIPRAVALVKALAAHVAGDERGQWPRFGEADQAIWWLLRVASLAGRERQWELLDAATDSMCAWDGAFDQWKPQDSIRRWLRSLDGQAATVVASVLRQHPNSACHFQELKNERGVEVTLRGAIHAAVTELD; encoded by the coding sequence GTGGATGGGGCACGGGCTCTGCTGGCCGACTACGGCCAGTGGGCCAAGAACGACACCGCGAGCGATGCGGAGAGGTACGAGACGCTCGCCGAGCTGGTGGCCGCTCTCCTAAACCAGGTCGTCGACGATGGTGCCGTGCAGCGCGTTGATCTCGAGGGGCTGCCTGGGCTCGGCTTCGAGTACGAAGGCCGGGACTACCTTCTCAGCCTGGCCGTCGGTCCGAACGATGCCATGGGCCAGGCAGTGCTCGCCGCACGCCGGTCGGGGCGGGAGTCTGAGCGATGGGCTCTACTGTGGTGGACGGCCACAGTCACGCCCGACGACGACCTGGACCAGGTCGAGGACGCCGTGGGGGCCTTCGGCGTGGTGCTGGACCGGACCCATCTGGACGCGGCCGTGGCTGGTCTGCGGTCCCTTCCGGAGCTGATCCGCGACACCTTCCGGCAGCGACAGCCCTACGTCCCGCTCGATCAGCTGCTCATCGCCTCCCGCCCTCCGGACTACGCATGGCCGATGACACCTGCGGCGCGTCTGAGCCCCACGGTGCGGGTGGAGGTACAGGCCCAGGCACCTCTGACCGCTGAGCTGCTCTTCATGGGGCCGGCCTTGGAGGATCCTCCCTCGGGCCTTGCAACTCTTTCGTGGCCTGGCGGGAACAGCCTGCTGATCACCGGCGCGCACGGCGTGGCGGAAATCGGCGGGCGCGGCGTAGCGCGCTGGCGCCTGAAACTCTCCGGATGCCACGGAACCCCGGTCCTTCAGCCCGACGACGCACTGCTGGTGATGTGCGGGCCAGCCCTGGTCCGCTGGCACGACGGTGCCCTGACCGTCCTGGCCGGCGCCTTCGAAGAGGGATCCCAACTGCTGACCGGACCCGGCGGGGAGCCCTGGGTGCTCTCCGGTTCCGGCGTCACCTTCGGCGCCGGCGACGGCACGCTCGCCCTGACCCGCGTCGGCAGCGAGCTCGGCGACCAGCTGCGCTATCCCATCGCCTTCGAGGCAGCGGTCCACTCGGCCGTCTGGCTGGATGGGCGCCGCTTCTTCCTCGCCGCGAGCGGGAGCAGCACCGTTGTGGACCTGGGGCGTAGCACAGATGCCGGTCGGCGTGAGGACTGGATTCCGACGGCCGGGCATTACCCAGCGCACCTGCTGACCGATGGGCGCGGCAGCGTGCTCAGCGCCTCCCCCGACGGGTCAGGCAACCACGTCCTGTTGCACCGCACCCTGATCGCAGACCGCTCTAGCGAGACGGTGGCCGATCTCCGGCTCGCCCAGGTCCTCGGCCTCGCCCAGGCCGACAGCGCCGGCGAACCCGTCTACCTGCTCGCCTCCCTCCCGGACAACTCCCTTTCTCGGGTGCGCCCTGTCGTGGTCAAGCTCACCGCCCACAAGCTGGCTACCGAGTCCGCCGAAGGGAATATCGCCCCGGCCGAGGCGCGGGCGCAGGAATATGGGCAGGTGAGCGGCTCCGCTCGTGGGGAGAAGAAGGACTACCGGCTCGAACGGCTGCCGCTGGCGGAGGGCGGGCAGGCCGAGGTCTTCCGCGCTATGCACAAGGCATCGCGCGTCATCGTGGCGTTCAAGCGCCGCCTGGGAAAGGGGTCCCGGGAGCGCCGGCGCATGGCCCGGGAAATCGAGCTTGCGCAGCGGCTGGGCGGCCACCCCCACGTGATGCCAGTGCTCGACTTCAGCCCGGACCACGCCTGGTTCGTGATGCCAATGGCCCAGGCCACCGCAGAGGACCTGCGCTCGGAGCTTCAGGAGGCAGGCCGGCTGCGGGCCTTGGTGGACGCCGTCGCCTTGGCGCTCGCCGCGGCGCACGAGCACGGGTGGCTGCACCGGGACATCAAGCCGTCGAACATCCTGTTCCTGGAGGACCGGTGGGTGCTGGCCGACTGGGGCATCGTGCGTCGCCCGCGCGGCCAGACTAGCGATCTCGGCGTCCTCACCAACGGGGCGATCGGCACCGAGGGGTTCGCCGCCCCGGAGCTGTTCAGCGGCGCGCACGAGGCCACCTTCGCGAGCGACATCTATAGCCTCGGGCAGGTCATCGGGTGGGTCCTCACCGGCACCTGGCCCCAGCCCAACGTCCCCCTGCTGCCACCGCCGGGCCCGTGGTACGGGATCGTGCGCCGAGCAGCGCACCGCGACCCCGAGCAGCGGCCGCAGGACATCACGGCCTTCCTCGACCTTGTTGAGAAGGAGACGGCTCCTGCTCCTGGCTTGCCGATCCTCCGGGGGCGGCAACTGCTGGAGGCGGCGAGCGGAGGAGATGGTGCGGCGGCCGACGCCCTGATCGCGCTGGCAGCCGACCGGCCCGGCGACTACGAGCTGTACCTGGAGGCGGTCACCGCGCTAGAGGTGAAGTTCGCTGGCGATGCACTGCTGTCCGACATCCCCCGGGCCGTCGCGTTGGTCAAGGCCCTCGCCGCCCATGTCGCGGGCGACGAGCGCGGACAGTGGCCGCGTTTCGGCGAGGCCGACCAGGCCATCTGGTGGCTGCTGCGCGTCGCCTCCCTCGCCGGCCGTGAAAGGCAGTGGGAGCTGCTAGATGCCGCGACGGACAGCATGTGCGCCTGGGATGGCGCATTCGACCAGTGGAAGCCGCAGGACTCGATCAGGCGCTGGCTGCGTTCCCTGGACGGGCAGGCCGCTACCGTCGTTGCCTCGGTTCTCCGCCAGCACCCGAATAGCGCCTGTCATTTCCAGGAGCTCAAAAACGAGCGGGGCGTTGAGGTGACGTTGCGCGGCGCGATTCACGCGGCTGTCACCGAGCTCGACTGA
- a CDS encoding sigma-70 family RNA polymerase sigma factor — MLLQQRSLAVSGKLVRAMERAAQLERERNDANQMVLVLLAMVDKLHRDVDALGRERDRLRAFRSLDTELEQVHGRLARSEQQRMTAETELERARAERQKADRLAEEAAEQVRLLAEELERLRGQVPGTDEDDSVPGPTTTPDLRDALSGTTDDMDLALIKAARHLDDRADRLDQLASELHMDNPPDNSASSDVTADNSSDDGLDSETENAAPSLVERGPRDFEAFCRMHYPAYLAWASTYLNNAVDAETAVDSALEALLRIWPKVLKTESPAAYAWKLMKFHTVSLAKTRGRHDALIDSAFETVALREAVDPVGQLEETINLFQAIKELPERQRDVVVLTYLHGHSIHDAAYHLGISPATARHIDFQARRAMRRFLRLAGE; from the coding sequence GTGCTCCTGCAGCAGAGGTCGCTCGCGGTCTCCGGCAAGCTGGTTCGGGCGATGGAGCGCGCCGCGCAGCTGGAGCGCGAGCGCAATGACGCCAACCAGATGGTGCTCGTGCTGTTGGCCATGGTGGACAAGTTGCACCGCGACGTCGACGCGCTGGGCCGAGAACGGGACCGTCTGCGTGCCTTCCGTTCCCTGGACACCGAGTTGGAGCAGGTGCATGGGCGTCTGGCACGGAGTGAGCAGCAGCGGATGACCGCGGAGACGGAACTGGAACGTGCTCGTGCCGAGCGTCAGAAAGCTGACCGACTCGCCGAGGAGGCTGCCGAACAAGTCCGTCTGCTGGCCGAGGAACTCGAACGCCTCCGCGGTCAGGTGCCCGGCACAGACGAGGATGACTCTGTGCCCGGGCCCACCACGACACCCGACTTACGGGACGCGCTGAGCGGCACGACCGACGACATGGATCTGGCACTCATCAAGGCCGCGCGTCACCTGGATGACCGTGCCGACCGCCTCGATCAGCTCGCGAGCGAGCTCCACATGGACAACCCGCCGGACAACTCCGCCAGCTCGGACGTTACGGCGGACAACTCCTCGGACGACGGCTTGGACTCCGAAACCGAGAACGCCGCGCCATCGCTGGTGGAGCGAGGTCCGCGCGACTTCGAGGCATTCTGCCGAATGCACTACCCGGCGTATCTGGCCTGGGCAAGCACGTACCTGAACAACGCGGTCGATGCCGAAACCGCGGTCGACTCGGCGCTCGAGGCGCTGCTCAGAATCTGGCCGAAGGTGCTGAAGACGGAGAGCCCAGCGGCATACGCCTGGAAGTTGATGAAGTTCCATACTGTCAGCCTTGCCAAGACCCGAGGCCGGCACGACGCACTCATCGACTCGGCCTTCGAGACTGTCGCGCTGCGCGAGGCGGTTGATCCCGTCGGGCAACTGGAGGAGACGATCAACCTCTTCCAGGCCATCAAGGAACTTCCCGAACGGCAGCGGGACGTCGTCGTGCTGACCTACCTCCACGGGCACTCGATCCACGATGCCGCCTACCACCTCGGCATCTCTCCTGCGACAGCGCGCCACATCGACTTCCAAGCCCGGCGCGCCATGCGGCGCTTCTTGCGACTGGCCGGGGAGTGA
- the dcm gene encoding DNA (cytosine-5-)-methyltransferase — protein MPERPTQQHSLFETSTLPEEAEGPVVPSRIRSTSPFHQPRELTEAQREKFRKMSRESREARRSALAGEGPAPIHDINVPKLHPLDLMPQRDGKGLAALSLFSGGGGLDLGIERAGFAHTASFEIMAEAGDTLRKARDTWAVYSGEKDGDVRGVSFKQWRGDVNLVHGGPPCQPFSNAGRQKGHLDERDMWPEFVRAVKEIRPAAFIGENVPALASPKFSEYVADRIIAPLSGSYHIQKVILQASDFGVPQVRRRVFFVGFRTKKMSNAWKAPEPTHYWGDASITGGARCMGLREALGLPDIGIDDLSPTIRSSLTGPRHTTSILNSVAAQRKFESLQIWPNGVAADRASARAFVAKNGHFRLSVPDVALIQGFPEDWPFVGATYMALGQIGNAVPPPLAYAVASSVLDVLSK, from the coding sequence ATGCCCGAACGTCCCACTCAGCAACACAGCCTCTTCGAGACGTCAACCCTGCCGGAGGAGGCCGAGGGACCAGTCGTACCCAGCAGGATCCGCAGCACCTCTCCCTTCCATCAACCGCGCGAGTTGACGGAGGCTCAACGGGAGAAGTTCCGCAAGATGTCACGGGAGTCGCGAGAAGCGCGGCGCTCGGCGCTCGCCGGCGAAGGCCCTGCACCGATCCATGACATTAACGTCCCGAAGCTTCACCCGTTGGACCTCATGCCTCAGCGGGATGGCAAAGGGCTAGCCGCACTGTCCCTTTTTAGCGGAGGAGGGGGGCTAGACCTAGGCATTGAACGCGCTGGCTTCGCACACACCGCATCCTTCGAGATTATGGCGGAAGCCGGTGACACTCTTCGCAAGGCTCGCGACACCTGGGCCGTCTACAGTGGCGAAAAAGACGGCGATGTAAGGGGAGTCAGTTTCAAACAGTGGCGTGGGGACGTAAACCTGGTCCACGGAGGTCCGCCCTGCCAGCCCTTTTCGAATGCTGGCCGCCAAAAAGGCCATCTGGATGAGCGAGACATGTGGCCTGAGTTCGTCAGGGCAGTGAAGGAGATTCGACCTGCCGCCTTCATTGGTGAGAATGTACCCGCGCTGGCGAGTCCCAAGTTCTCCGAGTACGTTGCAGACAGGATCATCGCACCACTCTCGGGCAGCTATCACATCCAGAAAGTGATACTTCAGGCCAGCGACTTCGGAGTGCCCCAGGTTAGGCGACGGGTTTTCTTTGTCGGTTTTCGAACAAAGAAGATGAGTAACGCATGGAAGGCCCCCGAACCCACGCATTACTGGGGCGATGCATCCATCACTGGTGGTGCACGCTGCATGGGCCTTCGCGAGGCGCTGGGGCTCCCCGACATCGGTATTGACGATCTTTCGCCAACGATTCGCAGCAGCCTGACGGGCCCCCGTCACACGACATCTATCCTGAACAGCGTGGCAGCGCAGCGCAAGTTCGAAAGTCTGCAGATTTGGCCCAACGGAGTGGCCGCCGACCGCGCTTCCGCACGAGCCTTCGTAGCCAAGAACGGCCACTTCCGCCTCTCGGTACCTGATGTTGCGCTGATTCAGGGCTTCCCTGAGGATTGGCCCTTCGTTGGTGCCACGTACATGGCCCTAGGTCAGATCGGCAACGCCGTGCCGCCGCCACTTGCCTACGCGGTGGCCTCATCCGTGCTCGACGTGCTCTCCAAGTAG
- a CDS encoding FtsK/SpoIIIE domain-containing protein, translating into MTDLTTLLEVGGPVAALGGGAAYARAKHPGVYWSTVGLPISTARLLSSYGSVMEACGLTVAPSRLRMLAVKATTRREIRPVPPRRGIIRPTSTGLRLRLRLAPGQEPADVAASAERLRHTWGVHAVYVTTVKPGVVELRLVGFDVLRQVRMPRKVDAGSLQVPVALREDAMPFIRDYRTVPHQLTLGATLSGKSMYLRHLIAGLAPQPVALVGIDCKRGVELAPFAARLSALATEPEQAAELLPVLVKEMEDRYDLIKARQGIAPDTPAEEITSDIWGLPESKRPVPLVLFVDEVAELFLVATRKDEERRDEMVTQLIRLAQLGRAAGIYLEVCGQRFGAELGKGATMLRAQLTGRVCHRVNDEASAKMALGDIAPEAVTAACAIAPERPGLAVAGDTSGGWSRIRTPYLSLGDAAATCREYAHQVPDLPVLKPFQPQVTVPPVESPAPVIETRPATG; encoded by the coding sequence ATGACCGATCTGACGACACTCCTGGAGGTGGGTGGTCCTGTCGCCGCACTCGGCGGCGGGGCCGCCTACGCCCGGGCCAAGCACCCCGGGGTGTACTGGTCCACGGTCGGCCTGCCGATATCCACGGCCCGGCTCCTCAGCTCATACGGCTCGGTCATGGAAGCCTGCGGCCTGACCGTGGCTCCGTCCCGGCTGCGCATGCTGGCGGTCAAGGCCACCACCCGCCGCGAGATCCGTCCCGTACCGCCGCGTCGGGGCATCATCCGCCCCACCTCGACCGGGCTTCGACTTCGGCTTCGGCTCGCTCCGGGGCAGGAACCAGCCGACGTCGCCGCCTCGGCGGAACGGCTGCGGCATACCTGGGGCGTTCACGCCGTGTACGTGACCACGGTCAAGCCGGGTGTGGTTGAGCTGCGGCTGGTCGGCTTCGACGTGCTGCGGCAGGTGCGGATGCCGCGCAAGGTGGACGCCGGGTCCCTTCAGGTGCCTGTGGCCCTGCGCGAGGACGCCATGCCGTTCATACGCGACTACCGGACTGTGCCCCACCAACTCACCCTCGGCGCGACGCTGTCGGGCAAGTCCATGTATCTGCGGCACCTGATCGCCGGACTCGCCCCTCAGCCGGTCGCCCTGGTCGGCATCGACTGCAAGCGCGGTGTGGAGCTGGCGCCGTTTGCCGCCCGCCTCTCCGCGCTGGCGACCGAACCGGAACAGGCAGCCGAGCTGCTGCCCGTGCTCGTAAAGGAAATGGAGGACCGATACGACCTGATCAAGGCCCGGCAAGGCATCGCCCCGGACACTCCGGCCGAGGAGATCACCTCCGACATCTGGGGACTGCCCGAGTCCAAACGCCCCGTCCCTCTCGTGCTGTTCGTGGACGAGGTGGCTGAACTCTTCCTCGTCGCCACCAGGAAGGACGAGGAACGCCGGGACGAGATGGTCACCCAGCTCATCCGACTCGCCCAACTCGGCCGCGCGGCCGGCATCTACCTGGAGGTCTGCGGGCAACGCTTCGGCGCCGAGCTGGGCAAGGGCGCCACCATGCTGCGAGCCCAGTTGACCGGCCGCGTCTGCCACCGAGTGAACGACGAAGCCTCCGCGAAGATGGCGCTCGGCGACATCGCACCCGAAGCGGTCACGGCCGCCTGCGCCATCGCCCCCGAACGACCCGGCCTCGCCGTGGCAGGTGACACCTCGGGCGGCTGGTCACGCATCCGGACGCCGTACCTGTCCCTCGGTGACGCCGCCGCGACCTGCCGCGAATACGCGCACCAGGTGCCGGACCTGCCCGTGCTCAAGCCCTTCCAGCCCCAGGTGACGGTACCGCCGGTTGAATCCCCGGCCCCGGTCATCGAGACGCGCCCAGCAACCGGCTGA